A stretch of the Amycolatopsis sp. BJA-103 genome encodes the following:
- a CDS encoding GAF domain-containing protein — protein MTVSLSIVEDKTRATIGVRLFTVLAWVPERRALRRVHSSHPAEYPVGGEKTVEVAAGWLERCITGQEPYFGPDSAAVREIFADHELIDRLGCGAVINVPVVDDGRTLGVLNILDAEGSYDDDSVTAARSLAPLAVPALREILEAR, from the coding sequence GTGACCGTGTCGCTGTCCATTGTGGAGGACAAGACCCGAGCGACGATCGGCGTGAGGCTGTTCACCGTGCTGGCCTGGGTGCCCGAACGGCGGGCGCTGCGCCGCGTGCACAGCAGCCACCCGGCGGAGTACCCGGTCGGCGGCGAAAAGACCGTCGAGGTGGCGGCGGGCTGGCTGGAGCGGTGCATCACCGGACAGGAACCCTATTTCGGGCCCGACAGCGCGGCGGTGCGGGAGATCTTCGCCGACCACGAACTCATCGACCGGCTCGGCTGCGGCGCGGTGATCAACGTGCCGGTGGTGGACGACGGGCGCACGCTCGGCGTCCTCAACATCCTCGACGCCGAAGGCAGCTACGACGACGATTCCGTCACCGCCGCCCGATCTCTGGCACCGTTGGCGGTGCCCGCCCTGCGCGAAATCCTGGAGGCCCGATGA
- a CDS encoding MFS transporter produces the protein MTLLARLDRLPLSRPHYLLLLIGGLGYTFDGMDSAVVAFLLPSAKAVWGLDNGQLGLIGSATPFGFLFGAIAAGLLGDRIGRKKVMMYALAFYAVFSVLAAFSPNYEIFLGARVLAGAGAGAESAIIAPFLSEFVPAKRRGWFVGALAGFFSFGFVMAALIGRFVVPTVPEGWRVAQLITALPIVMLLWWRRSLPESPRFLVANGRHAEAEKIVAKLERDVEKATGQPLPAVAETDVQPAKETPKVNLFSALKFLWSPAMARRTAVIWTVWFVITFSYYGFFSWIPTLLVERGITVTKSFEFSIIIYLAQIPGYFSAAWLSERLDRKHTIALYLAGSAVSAFWLSQMDAPWSITLAGAVLSFFLNGTYAGVYSYTPEVFPTWIRASGTGLSSAFGRLGSILAPTIIGLSAASLGFAGVFGLTTAVLAAGVVCVVVFGLSTAGRSLEELTEHGAPVETAKEMTK, from the coding sequence ATGACGCTTCTGGCTCGACTGGACCGGCTCCCGCTGAGCCGTCCCCACTATCTGCTCCTGCTCATCGGCGGGCTCGGTTACACCTTCGACGGCATGGACTCCGCCGTGGTCGCCTTCCTCCTGCCGAGCGCGAAAGCGGTCTGGGGTCTCGACAACGGGCAGCTCGGGCTGATCGGTTCGGCGACGCCGTTCGGCTTCCTCTTCGGCGCGATCGCCGCGGGCCTGCTGGGCGACCGCATCGGCCGCAAGAAGGTCATGATGTACGCGCTGGCCTTCTACGCGGTGTTCTCGGTGCTCGCCGCCTTCTCCCCGAACTACGAGATCTTCCTGGGCGCCCGGGTGCTGGCCGGGGCGGGTGCGGGTGCCGAAAGCGCGATCATCGCGCCGTTCCTGTCCGAATTCGTCCCCGCGAAGCGACGCGGCTGGTTCGTCGGCGCGCTCGCCGGGTTCTTCTCGTTCGGCTTCGTGATGGCCGCGCTGATCGGGCGGTTCGTCGTGCCGACGGTGCCGGAGGGCTGGCGGGTCGCCCAGCTGATCACCGCGCTGCCGATCGTCATGCTGCTGTGGTGGCGCCGGTCCCTGCCGGAATCGCCGAGGTTCCTCGTCGCGAACGGGCGTCACGCCGAGGCGGAGAAGATCGTCGCGAAACTGGAGCGGGACGTCGAAAAGGCGACCGGGCAACCACTTCCGGCCGTGGCCGAGACCGATGTCCAGCCCGCGAAGGAAACCCCCAAGGTCAACCTCTTCAGCGCGCTGAAGTTCCTGTGGAGCCCGGCGATGGCACGCCGGACCGCGGTGATCTGGACCGTCTGGTTCGTGATCACGTTCTCCTACTACGGCTTCTTCTCCTGGATCCCGACGCTGCTCGTCGAACGCGGGATCACCGTCACCAAGAGCTTCGAGTTCTCGATCATCATCTACCTGGCGCAGATCCCCGGGTACTTCTCCGCGGCCTGGCTGTCGGAACGGCTCGACCGCAAGCACACCATCGCGTTGTACCTCGCGGGCTCGGCGGTGAGCGCGTTCTGGCTGAGCCAGATGGACGCGCCGTGGTCGATCACCCTCGCCGGGGCGGTGCTGTCGTTCTTCCTCAACGGCACCTACGCCGGTGTGTACTCCTACACCCCCGAGGTGTTCCCGACCTGGATCCGCGCCAGCGGCACCGGCCTGTCCAGCGCGTTCGGCAGGCTCGGCAGCATCCTGGCCCCGACGATCATCGGCCTGTCCGCCGCGAGCCTCGGCTTCGCCGGCGTCTTCGGCCTGACCACCGCCGTCCTGGCGGCCGGGGTGGTGTGCGTGGTCGTGTTCGGCCTGTCCACCGCCGGCCGTTCCCTGGAAGAACTGACCGAACACGGCGCGCCCGTGGAAACCGCCAAGGAGATGACGAAGTGA
- a CDS encoding MurR/RpiR family transcriptional regulator, with product MTETETGDGFEAWLRDRTPERGLRPKSAAVLEVLVSQPRRASFGSTAELAQLAGVNVATVTRTAQALGFAGWPALQQELRARYMSSLSAPQVAEEHRDVDSPGSASLRRDLDSLALLNRRVTEDEIRNVAEAVAAARRTLVIADGSYAAVGIAFAHNARLAGYDVHAITAGDAELANATAKLTADDVLIAISFWRLYESTVLAADEAKARGARAFAITDAASPALAGAVEQVLMVPAEGVTFFPSLTAGMSLVQAIVAQLAAVDPVRTGESIEAAEAMWSRFDLLHRRPGSGMRPVPKRPTGRGTSAG from the coding sequence GTGACAGAGACGGAAACCGGTGACGGTTTCGAGGCGTGGCTTCGGGATCGGACGCCGGAACGCGGCCTGCGGCCGAAGTCGGCCGCCGTGCTCGAAGTGCTGGTCTCGCAACCGCGCCGGGCGTCGTTCGGATCGACGGCCGAGCTCGCCCAGCTCGCCGGGGTCAACGTCGCCACCGTCACCCGCACCGCGCAGGCGCTCGGTTTCGCCGGCTGGCCCGCGCTGCAACAGGAGTTGCGGGCGCGCTACATGTCGTCGCTGAGCGCGCCGCAGGTGGCCGAGGAACACCGGGACGTGGACTCGCCGGGCTCGGCGTCGCTGCGCCGCGACCTCGACAGCCTCGCCCTGCTCAACCGGCGGGTCACCGAGGACGAGATCCGCAACGTCGCCGAGGCCGTCGCCGCCGCGCGCCGCACGCTCGTCATCGCCGACGGCAGCTATGCCGCCGTCGGGATCGCGTTCGCGCACAACGCCCGGCTCGCCGGATACGACGTCCACGCGATCACCGCGGGCGACGCCGAACTCGCCAACGCCACGGCCAAACTCACCGCCGACGACGTGCTCATCGCGATCAGTTTCTGGCGCCTGTACGAAAGTACGGTGCTCGCCGCGGACGAGGCGAAGGCGAGGGGAGCGCGCGCGTTCGCCATCACCGACGCGGCCAGCCCCGCGCTGGCGGGCGCCGTCGAGCAGGTACTGATGGTGCCGGCCGAAGGCGTGACCTTCTTCCCGTCGCTGACCGCGGGGATGAGCCTGGTGCAGGCCATCGTCGCGCAGCTCGCCGCCGTCGATCCCGTCCGCACCGGCGAATCCATCGAGGCGGCCGAAGCCATGTGGTCGCGGTTCGATCTGCTGCATCGCCGTCCGGGATCGGGGATGCGGCCAGTGCCGAAAAGGCCGACCGGTCGAGGCACCTCCGCCGGATGA
- a CDS encoding VanZ family protein, whose product MTDPTVSAVIAVFAGFVLAGILAVPYIAASYRRRGELGLWRVLLVFGFLVYAMSLWTYTLLPIPQTTAAWCAEHATSHLQLRPFQFVADIRREQSGAGLRAFLRNPAVQQAVFNVALFVPLGMFVRHLFRRGFAVTVALGFAVSLFIECTQLTGVWFLFDCPYRLADVDDLLTNTLGAAVGFGLAPLLRLLPGNEPSAPPGTPRPVTARRRLLGMAVDFVSVVLLGTTIGIVTTLVAGEPNTVVTALTSTLLPAVLLLFVIPVAGNGASFGQRIVLLRPAGPDGGKPALWRMIVRFLAGSGGYFTLLTLASAVNSGFEPLANLLFFVSGILAIRPLGHKGLSGLVAGLEIVDLREIESPDREPVVDVRGGPTPPLT is encoded by the coding sequence GTGACTGATCCGACCGTCTCCGCGGTCATCGCGGTGTTCGCGGGTTTCGTGCTCGCGGGCATCCTGGCCGTCCCGTACATCGCGGCGAGCTACCGGCGCCGCGGCGAACTCGGGCTGTGGCGGGTCCTGCTGGTGTTCGGGTTCCTGGTCTACGCCATGTCACTGTGGACGTACACGTTGCTCCCCATCCCGCAGACAACGGCGGCGTGGTGCGCCGAGCACGCGACGAGTCACCTGCAACTGCGCCCGTTCCAGTTCGTCGCCGACATCCGCCGCGAACAGAGCGGGGCGGGCCTGCGCGCGTTCCTGCGCAATCCCGCGGTCCAGCAGGCGGTCTTCAACGTCGCCTTGTTCGTGCCGCTGGGCATGTTCGTCCGGCACCTCTTCCGGCGCGGTTTCGCGGTCACCGTCGCCCTCGGGTTCGCGGTCTCCCTGTTCATCGAGTGCACCCAGCTCACCGGGGTCTGGTTCCTGTTCGACTGCCCGTACCGGCTCGCCGACGTCGACGACCTGCTGACCAACACCCTCGGCGCCGCCGTCGGCTTCGGCCTCGCCCCGTTGCTGCGGCTGCTGCCGGGCAACGAGCCGTCCGCACCGCCCGGAACGCCGCGACCGGTCACCGCGCGCCGCCGTCTGCTCGGGATGGCCGTCGACTTCGTCTCGGTCGTGCTGCTCGGCACCACCATCGGGATCGTGACGACCCTGGTGGCGGGCGAACCGAACACCGTGGTCACGGCGCTGACCAGCACCCTGCTGCCCGCCGTGCTCCTGTTGTTCGTCATCCCCGTCGCGGGCAACGGCGCCAGTTTCGGCCAGCGGATCGTGCTGCTGCGGCCCGCCGGGCCGGACGGCGGGAAGCCCGCCCTGTGGCGGATGATCGTGCGATTCCTGGCCGGGTCCGGCGGCTACTTCACGCTGCTCACCCTGGCGTCCGCGGTCAACAGCGGATTCGAGCCCTTGGCGAACCTGTTGTTCTTCGTCAGCGGCATCCTCGCGATCCGGCCTCTGGGCCACAAAGGACTGTCCGGACTGGTCGCCGGACTGGAGATCGTCGACCTGCGCGAAATCGAGAGCCCGGACCGGGAGCCTGTCGTCGACGTGCGCGGTGGCCCCACACCGCCACTCACCTGA